In Setaria italica strain Yugu1 chromosome IX, Setaria_italica_v2.0, whole genome shotgun sequence, the genomic stretch AAGGATAGGCAATGGCTTACAATCTCAGAAACACCAGCAGTAGTAATTTTTTTCACAGCGACTGCATGAGAACAATATGTCATAAATAAGATATAGTTTCTTGAACTTCTAGCAAGTAACAGCTGACAAGACACAAACCCTTACCTAATATCAACTGCCCTCAGATTACTACAAACATTTGCTACAGTAGCCAAACCAACATCAGTTATGTCAGATCCAAATATATCTAGGAATTACCTAGAGCTTTCAGCAAGAGGAGTCAAAACTTCATCATTCAGGAGCCTTCTTCTCCTTGCAATAGACAAAATTGCAAACTGTTTCATACAATAAACTCAAAATCAATATAACATGCATAAGTACCAGTAGATATCACATGTCAGCACATGAACTAAATCAACAGTAATTGTTTTACAATTACTGGACCTGACCACTTCAAAAACCCTAATGCACATAGATGCATATCTTAGGTCAAAAACCTTTTGTTCTAACAGTTTCTTCCTGACTACTGATCATATTGACATCCTATCTGGATTGTGTAAGTGTTTATCAAGTTAATGAGCAAAGAAAGATAATGTAGATTATCACTTCTTGAGAAGTGTATCAGATGATACACAAATAGAGTTGGGAGCTGCATCACAAGATTAAGCTAGGTCATGTCGGAGAACTGCAAGTCTCAAGGATCCATTCGGGCACTGCATCTCCTGGACAAAGAGGTGACACATGAATCGAAGGACAGGAGTGGTGCTTGAGGCGCCATGACCCACCGGCTGCTGCGGTGACGCGCCACCACGATCCATCGGCCACCGAAGCGACACCCACCGGTAGTCGCTGTCGACccgagagaggaagggagagagaggggaagagagagaggtaTACCTGTGAGGTCCCGCGACCCGCGTCGGCCGTTGCCGTTGACGCATCCCGCgtcggccgcccgcgccggcggtcCCACTGCCGGATCCCGCGCCCGCTGGCCGTGCCGACCGTCCCTACCGGATCCCATATGCGGCAGCCGCCCTCGCTGCCGGATCTCGCGGTTGCCAAATCTGAGAGACAAAGCagcgagggagagagaggggcgcTGCCGTCCGCTCAATACGCGCCCGCCATCTCCAACGCCGCATCCCACCTTCGCACTAATCCTCGCGGAGCAGGGTGCCACCTCACCTTGCCCCGCTGCCGCCTCGGACCGTTGGTCGCGTCGCACCCACTGGCCACGGTGGCGGGGGCGAACAGAAAAAAAGTGGGGAGGTGGGCAGCGGGGGTGGAGCGGACGacaaggatggggaggaggcgcAAGGGCGGTGGTGAGCTGGGTGTGTCGTGCGGGGCGGCGTAGGAGGCGGGTGCTGCGGCGAGGGTGTGGCAGGGCGAAGGAGGCActtgcggcagcggcggtgtggCCCAAGGCCTAGGGCGACGCGGAGTAGGTCGCGCGCGGGTGGCTGCGGATGGGAGGCTGCAggaatccccccccccccccggggtgggggggtggcggcggaagGAAGGAGGCAGGAGGCATCGGGGGTGGGCGAGGTTCGCGTGTTAAACCGGAATGAAGGGTGGAGATCGGCGCATGAGTAGCGGACGGAAGAAATTGAGTATAGGGCGGGACGAAGGGTTCACGGAGGGTATGACGTACAAAAAattggttttggttttgtttttttatagtAGAAGAAGAGATTTCTGCAACACAAGGAATTATGAACAACAAAAATCGGAAactaaaaaaaaagtagaatTGAAAACTCGACGCTAATCAGAAGATCCAACCATCCTGGGGAGTACTAGGAGCTAAACCTTCAAATCCCACGGCAGGGCGTTCAATCGCAAAACGCGCTGCCGCTCACCCGccccctcctcgccgtcgccgtcgccctcgccctcgctGTCCATCACGCCGCTGCTCGCCCCCGGACCAAGCGCAACCGTCGGATTCCAGCTCCACGCAACACTGCCGCTCCCCCACGCCGCCTATAGGGGTTTACCGACGAGCTCAGCAACGAATCCCCACGAGCCGCTCAATCGCCTGCGCTGTTCGCAACAGCAAGGTCGTGTGCCCGCCAATGGCGCTGCGCGGCAGTGGCAGCTTCTACCACTCCACCAGTCGCGCCGTCTCCCGCCAATAGCACATGAGCGCCATCTGTAGCGCGTCTCGCGCCCTCCGAGCTCCCGATGTCCCGGCCGCCCCCCGCGCAGGCGGGGCCCCTCGCCAACGCCACCTTCTCCCACCTCTTCCAGCTCTGCGCCCACGCCGGTCGCGCGGCCCTCGGCGCGGCCCGCGCCGCGCACGCGCGGATGCTCGTGTCCGGGTTCGTACCCACCGCATTCGTCTCCAACTGCCTCCTCCAGATGTACGCCCGCTgcgcggacgccgccggcgctcgcAGGGTGTTCGACGCGATGCCCCACCGGGACACGGTCTCGTGGAACACCATGCTCACGGCCTACGCTCACGCGGGAGACATCGACACGGCCGTATCGATGTTCGACGCGATGCCGGACCCGGATGTCGTGTCGTGGAACGCGCTGGTCTCAAGCTACTGCCAGCGTGGCATGTTTCGGGAGTCAGTAGGTCTGTTTTTGGAGATGGCTCGCCGTGGTGTTGCCCCCGACAGGACGACGTTTGCTGTTTTGCTGAAGGCGTGCAGTGGTTTGGAGGACTTGACCCTTGGTGTTCAAATCCATGCGTTGGTGGTAAAGACGGGCCTGGAGGCTGATGTCCGAGCCGGGAGTGCTCTTGTGGACATGTATGGCAAGTGCAGGAGTTTGGAAGACGCACTGCGCTTCTTTCATGGAATGGGTGAGAGGAATTGGGTCTCCTGGGGTGCAGTGATCGCGGGATGTGTTCAAAATGAACAGTACACACGAGCGCTGAAGCTGTTTGCGCAGATGCAGAGGCTGGGACTTGGGGTGAGCCAGCCGGCTTATGCCAGTGTCTTTAGATCCTGTGCAGCAATATCATGTCTGAGCACCGCTCGCCAGTTACACGCGCATGCCATAAAGAATAAGTTTAGTTCTGACCGCGTTGTTGGCACAGCAGTTGTGGACGTGTATGCTAAGGCTGATAGCTTGGTTGATGCTCGAAGGGCATTCTTTGGTTTGCCCAACCATACTGTGGAGACATGCAATGCCATGATGGTTGGGCTTGTGCGCACAGGGCTGGGAGCTGAGGCCATGCAACTTTTTCAATTCATGACCAGGACTGGTATTGGTTTTGATGCAGTTAGCTTGTCAGGTGTTTTCAGTGCTTGTGCTGAGGTTAAGGGATACTTTCAGGGGTTGCAAGTCCGCTGCTTATCAATTAAATCAGGTTTTGACGTGGATGTTTGTGTCAGAAATGCAATTCTTGATCTATATGGGAAGTGCAAAGCATTGGTCGAAGCATACCTTATCTTCCAAGAGATGGAGCAAAGAGATTCTGTCTCTTGGAATGCTATTATTGCGGCTCTTGAGCAAAATGAATGCTACGAAGATACTATATCTCACTTAAATGAAATGCTGCGCTCTGGTATGGAACCTGATGATTTTACTTATGGTAGTGTCCTTAAGGCTTGTGCAGGTTTACAATCTTTGGAATATGGATTGATGGTTCATAACAAGGTTATTAAATCGGGACTTGGTTTAGATGCTTTTGTTGCAAGCACTGTTGTTGACATGTACTGCAAATGTGGCATGGTCACAGAGGCTCAGAAACTTCATGAAAGAATTGGGAGGCAAGAGCTTATTTCGTGGAACTCTATCATATCAGGATTTTCATTGAACAAACAGAGTGAAGAAGCTCAGAAGTTCTTCTTGGAGATGCTAGATATGGGGGTAAAGCCTGATCATTTTACTTATGCCACGGTTCTTGATACTTGTGCTAATCTGGCTACCATTGAGTTGGGAAAACAGATCCATGGTCAGATTATCAAGCAGGAAATGCTTGGAGATGAATATATCTCTAGCACTCTTGTAGACATGTATGCAAAGTGCGGGAACATGCCAGACTCACTGCTAGTGTTCGAGAAGGCGCAGAAACTGGATTTTGTGTCATGGAATGCTATGATATGTGGCTATGCGCTCCATGGCCAGGGATTGCAAGCCCTAGAGATGTTTGAGAGGATGCAGAAAGCAAATGTTCTGCCAAATCATGCAACGTTTGTTGCAGTTCTTCGGGCATGCTGCCATGTTGGTCTGCTAGACGATGGATGCTGCTACTTTCATCTGATGACCACCTGCTACAAGTTAGAACCTCAACTGGAACACTTTGCTTGCATGGTGGATATACTTGGACGCTCAAAGGGCCCGCAGGAAGCTCTGAAATTTATCAGAAGCATGCCTTTTGAAGCAGATGCAGTCATATGGAAGACTCTGCTAAGCATTTGTAAGATCCGTCAAGATGTTGAAGTGGCTGAAATTGCTGCTAGCAATGTTCTACGGCTAGATCCAGATGATCCATCAGTTTACATTCTTCTCTCAAATGTATATGCTGAATCAGGGAAATGGGTTGATGTTTCAAAGACTAGAAGGCTAATGAGGCAGGGACGGCTGAAAAAGGAACCTGGCTGTAGCTGGATTGAGGTTCAATCCGAGATGCATGGTTTCCTTGTAGGCGATAAGGTCCATCCGAGATCGAGGGAGGTGTATGAGATGTTGAATGATTTGATTGGTGAGATGAAACTCTCTGGATATGAGCCTGCTTCAGCCTTTTTTGCTGAggttgaggaggaggggagcgcaTCTGATCAAGATGAATTGCTTGGAATAGTTGGTGATTAATCTGTTTTGTGTTGAGGATGTCAACCATTTTTGAAGCTTTGAGCCCTCGTATGTAAATTTGGCAAATTTCTCCAGCACAGATAGTGATACTACAAACAACGCCGAGGCAGAAACTCAAAGTTTTCTACCTGGTCATGCCATGTAAGCATGTTCTTGTTGATCTTAGGATGCATGTGACTGACAACTGTTCAAATGAAAGCAAGTCATGGCCATGTGCCCGGTTTTGGCGTCACGACTGATGAGGACTGAGTGCACAAAATATGCTAGCAAAAGAAGTCAAGCTGACCACATGTGGTGGATAAGGCGGTTATGGTTATATTCACTACAGGTGCTGATTCTGGCTTGTATACAGGAATTGAGTAAAATTGGCACAAGTGTAAATGCAATCCCCCATGTCCTTTCTTTACACACAAAACAAATGCTGCTGCTGTTTGATTAAAATTACTATCGGTTCACTGATTAGGTTGAGCAAGCTTATTGATTGCTCACTGTCTCTCAGCATCTTTAGATGCTATGGTTTTTGCTTAAATGTTTGCGAAAGGGGGTGCAATGTTCCAGTGCAAAGCATTGGCCAGCTCTAAATATAACCAAATGAAGATGGTATAATTTTATCCAGTATTCAAGATCATTCATACTCTTCTATCCCTTAACACATTTGTAATTCGGTTTCCTATAGCTATTACGTTGTTGGATGTTTAGGTAGCTTGAAACACAACCATAGCAAACATTACTGCTCTGTTATGGCTGGAGGTGGTTTAATTTACAACAGTTCATTACTTTGGTTGTCCTAAGACATAATTCTTGGATACTTTGGTTGCCTTATGGATCTGTTGCCTTATTGGTAATTTGGCGTGTTTACGAAAACTGCTACATTACTAT encodes the following:
- the LOC101771340 gene encoding pentatricopeptide repeat-containing protein At3g02330, mitochondrial, which translates into the protein MSRPPPAQAGPLANATFSHLFQLCAHAGRAALGAARAAHARMLVSGFVPTAFVSNCLLQMYARCADAAGARRVFDAMPHRDTVSWNTMLTAYAHAGDIDTAVSMFDAMPDPDVVSWNALVSSYCQRGMFRESVGLFLEMARRGVAPDRTTFAVLLKACSGLEDLTLGVQIHALVVKTGLEADVRAGSALVDMYGKCRSLEDALRFFHGMGERNWVSWGAVIAGCVQNEQYTRALKLFAQMQRLGLGVSQPAYASVFRSCAAISCLSTARQLHAHAIKNKFSSDRVVGTAVVDVYAKADSLVDARRAFFGLPNHTVETCNAMMVGLVRTGLGAEAMQLFQFMTRTGIGFDAVSLSGVFSACAEVKGYFQGLQVRCLSIKSGFDVDVCVRNAILDLYGKCKALVEAYLIFQEMEQRDSVSWNAIIAALEQNECYEDTISHLNEMLRSGMEPDDFTYGSVLKACAGLQSLEYGLMVHNKVIKSGLGLDAFVASTVVDMYCKCGMVTEAQKLHERIGRQELISWNSIISGFSLNKQSEEAQKFFLEMLDMGVKPDHFTYATVLDTCANLATIELGKQIHGQIIKQEMLGDEYISSTLVDMYAKCGNMPDSLLVFEKAQKLDFVSWNAMICGYALHGQGLQALEMFERMQKANVLPNHATFVAVLRACCHVGLLDDGCCYFHLMTTCYKLEPQLEHFACMVDILGRSKGPQEALKFIRSMPFEADAVIWKTLLSICKIRQDVEVAEIAASNVLRLDPDDPSVYILLSNVYAESGKWVDVSKTRRLMRQGRLKKEPGCSWIEVQSEMHGFLVGDKVHPRSREVYEMLNDLIGEMKLSGYEPASAFFAEVEEEGSASDQDELLGIVGD